The window AAAGAACCATGCACGGCCTATGATATGTGTtgccctaaaccctaatcccaATCTAGTGCTATATATTTTTACgaaaggaagagattttgggATTTAAATGTAAACTTTTGGAAACCCAAAACGTACCGCCGTTTGTTGAGAGAAAGCTGTAAAAAGAGGGGTGGAAAATGGTTATATAACATAGTTATTAaactgtttttcttttgttctcttCCTTCGGAAACTCTCAACTAATGGTTGttatattttcctttattttatttatatgtgACAAAGGAAATTTAAACTATCCAAACTGTATGGTAACTAGAGGATAGAActtaaaagagaaaagagagaaacatATTAACTTAATCAACTGACctaataagttattaatttaatgtttcttTCAGAAAGGATAATCAAAATAATGTTGAACAAGTTAGTGTAACTATCGAGTCTCCGTAACACCAACCCCATCCCACAGCTGTGAAGCAACATGACATGCTCAATTGGGTTAAAACAGTAAAACTGGACTTGTTTttgtctctctttcttctctttgaTCTTTAATTGATATAAGTTCTTAATTCTACATAAGATACATTGTTATTGCGTAACTATCAAAGAGACGGACTAAATGCCCACTTTCAACAATACAAATATTATCTCAAACTTAGTAATTACGATATGCACTATCCGTCACGTGTGatgttttatcataaaatactTAAGTATTAGTTGAAGTTGAGCTAAAACATTTAAACTCTTATCTAAAAAATAGATCGatataaaatatttcaataaataaataaattaattaatctccTTGATTTCCGTGGACCTCAACAAAATGTAACTATATATACAAATTAATTAACCCTTGCTTTTCCATCATTGTCTGCAAACATCGCCAAGATGCCACAACAAGGAACATCATCATTTCGACCGATGCCTTTCTCGACAAGAAAAGGTAAAATTTAAATCcgtttaaatttttaatcattGGATTATCTCCCTAACACGTTCTGACCAACCTTCTAATTGGCTTAATTAGGTAGAAAGATGCTTGGAAGATAAATCACAAAATCAGACATCCAAATCCGTACGAGTACGAATTAATTCATCGAAAATTAAAGATTAAGGAAATAGAAGAAATAAAGTAgaaatgtttttcatttttatcaaacgataaattttatcaaattatATGTTAGATTAGAGTTTGAACTTACGCCTGTCATATAAAAGTTCAACATCTGACTATAATAAAGACCCACTTGCAAAAGTAAAAATGTTTACCCTTAGGATTAATGGTAATGGAGTAAttttattcataccatgtttttatatcacattagGTGACATTGATGTGGACAactacatcatttgaaaaatttacaaaacctaAGAAAAGTAAGGAGAAAGActtctcgtataccacaatcatcatttaattaactattttttcttaattattaatttattaaataatgaactaaatttaaaattttgattaattcaaatgatatggctGTCTACATCAAATGTCATTTaagatggtatgaaaatatagtacaaaaacatggtatgaataacatgtGTAATGCTATTCACGAAAATtagttaaaatttattttccaataaattagttaaaatttattttccaaatCTTCAATCcggtgcattcttgttttcatgGGCTCAAATCTTAGTTAAAATTTATTGGTCGAGAAGATTTGAGCCCACGAAAATtagttaaaatttattttccaaTAAATAATAGCATGAGTAGTATTATTTATACCATGTTTGTGTATCAcattttcattcatttgatgtagatagccacatcatttgaattaatcagattttttaatttagttcattatttaataaactaataattaaaaaaaaattagttagttaaatgatgattgtgatatacgatgagtctttctccttcattttcttaggttttgcaaatttttcaaataatgtggCTATTCACATCAGATactagtataaaaatgtggtacaaaaatatgatatCAATATTATTACTGTAGGATTAATTAACTTTGTCAAAGTGGGTGGACAAAGCAAAATCTTATCCGAATTCGTTTTCGAAAGTGGGTTTGGAGTAGATGGTGGGCGGGTCCCACTCCGTTTTGGATAAGCCTCACCAGTCACGACTCACGAGGAGGGGAATTAGAAGGAAGAGGACCAATTGCTTTCCACGTTGCCACGTCATTCACCGACATAAACCTAAATCAAAGTAAATAAAgcgtctctctctccctcccgaGGGCCGACCACATACGACGTGTAAGCTTCTAGAGGCTCCGCGCGGCGCGGCAAGCAGAAACTATGGGCGGTTTATGGTTGGTATTTATCGGATGCGCCCCGAGTCGCTGATGCCCACAGGGAAACGGACTTTCCTTTTCGATCCGGTGCACTCTTGTTTTCGTGGGCTCAAATCTTCTCAACCAATAAAAATCCTTTTTAGCTTTTATTTAttggaaaataaattttaactaatttttttttaaaaaaaaatctccaacCGCTCAGAGGccgatttaaattttttttttttttttttttgtaatgttACTCGATTGGATTTAAGGGCTCAAACTTTTTTTTGAAGGTTGAAGATGAACGAAATAATCAAATTCATACAAAAATTAATCAAGTTTATTACTGAcgagattattttgtattaaaCTTTCTCATTTACTAATGTCATTAAATTTGCATAGTAAATAATGTGACGATACTATACATATTCATATTATGTTATTGTATAGAAATATAATCAATCAAGACATTATATTAGTGATTAAAATCTCGATTCAtctttgatttattaaatcgaaaatcagaaaaaccaaaaaaaaggattgagaaAGTGTAAATAATAAGGAAGTGAGATGGAAACATTGGAAGTAGAATAGGATGTGAAGCAGAGGATGACGGCTCATTGAAAAATATTGAAAGGTATATCTTGGTTGGCAAAGGGATTGAGGATAAGGTCTAAAGTCTTTGCTGGCTATGGCTGTGCACTGCCAtcatttttttaactaattataatataaattaattaggtGCATTATCCTCTCCTAATCAAATAATCAAGCACTAATTAATCAAAGGCATATCCATCCTGTTAATCTCATCCGCCTTAAAGCTATATATACAAAATATTAATGCACAGACAACAAAGTATATGAAAAGACAAACACCATGTGTCTCCTTCTCCGGCAAATCTAACGCGCTCTCGAAGATCCGCCTTCGCTCATCGATCCTATTTCTCCGGTGAAGTCCCAAATCCCATTTATCCGTTGAAATCCCAAATCCTTTTTTTTCCCTGATTTGTGAGATTTAGATTGCGTTTGTGATATAGATTAATGTCGATCGCATTGAATAGCGCCGCCGCCAGGATCGGCATTGCGCCGTCGTCTGGGTTCGCGCGTGGTGGGTTGATCTTCGATTCACCGGAAAACCGCCGGAGAGTTACCGCCGGTGAGGTTACGGTTTGTTCTTCGAGTTCGTCGTCGATTGGGAAGAACAGCGACGATGGATCGGAAGGCAACGACGGTGGCGAAAATGACGAGGCTCAGAGCTCGTATAAAGGTCCGTTGGATGTGATGAACGAGCTGGAGGAAGTTTTACCCGTGAGGTTAGCGGTTAAAcccttttctcattttttttactGCAATTTTTACTTTTGTAAATTGGGGTTCCTCAGAATGTTAGGAATCAGGATAGAAAATTTTTGGTATTGGCCCAATTGGGTTTTTACCGCTTTTCGCGATATTCTAATCTAttctaatttataaaaaaaaaaaaaaaaattataaatttttaagcGGCGGAAATTGCCTAACCAACTGGCTTAACTCACGTCAATGGCAATCGAGTTTTTCTAATGTGATTTGAttgatgaaattatgaataaatGCAGGAGAGGGATCTCGAAATACTACAACTACAAATCCAAGTCCTTTACGAGTCTAGCAgaagcttcatcttcttccaacATTCAGGAGCTTGCAAAACCAGACAATGCCTACACCCGAAAACGCAGGAACCTTCTTGCTTCCAATCAGATGTGGGAGAAGAACCGAACCTCCTTCCCGCTGAGAAGCAACGGCGGCGGAATTTCAAAGAGACCGATTCCGTCCAGTCGAAGCGCATTGGCTTTGGCTGTCAAGTTAGGCAGCTGCTCGGAAAGCAGTACTAGTAGCGCAAGCGAGGATTCCAATTCGAGCTCAAATCCAACGTCGCCGCGGCCGCCTCTCCCACCGGGTTACGCCTGTCCATTAGGAAGTTATGCAGCTTGGAGATCGTATTCATTGGCTGATCTGCAAGAATGTACCACTGCTACTACTGTAAATAGTTCGCGTTTCTCGGTGGCCACCACTAAACCGAACGTGTAGAAACCTAACTTGAATCTTGCCGGTGTTGTTGCCCGCATCGAAGGAGTTTGCCATGATGTCGAGAGGTATGGTTTTTTTCTTgtctaatttttaattgaaagttTAAGGGTAGAACAATTTGAAGTATCTGATGTTATTTGTACATACGTTTAATGAGTAAAGGACCATATATTACGAGTTCCATCTCCACCAATCTTCAACACTtgtataataattaattatcaacaaCTGCgttatataatttacaaaacatGGACGCCACCCCgcgtccaaaagaaaaaaattaattggagagaaatgtggtataattaCAATTAGATGACCAGTCCCTAAACCTGCAACTGACTGGAGGCAAAAGAATTCATCAAGTCTGATGAACCCTAAAACCCCCAAAAGTTAATCAACAAATTCGAGCAATGTAACGAGTCATCCCTCTTAATATTTAGATGACTGCTGCTCAGTTTTCGAACTTCATAAAAGACGTTTCCCCTTGAGGTTAGCACACCATTTACTTCTGGGGCTGCACAAGAAACTGTACACAAATATAACCAGACAAGAAAGATGGAAGTTCGATTTCAGAAGGATCGATGAGAGGAATCGCCATATCAATATCTTCGGTGGAGAATGGAATGCTGCAATCAGAAAGTGAATTAAATAGGGTAAGGTTTGCTATTCTGTTTTTATCATACAAGGAGCGATATCTTGTTGAGCGTGCAATTAAGACCAGATAATTGGACGAGAAGCAGATTACCTCAGATCGTCATCCAACAAGAACGAATTGGAGGTTAGATTCTGGTTGTCCTTGTTCAAATTCTCCCTCATTTGAGCAACCACCTGCAAGCAATGACGTTCAGAAAACAATGGGACTATAATCACAGAGTTTATGGCACAACAACAAAACTAAATACGCAAACATGCCTCGTTGGACACACTCTGAGTGCCGTATTTGTCGTCCCAGTACATAGTACTTATCCGGTAGATTTGTCTGACAGTCAATGCCTGGACATTGATCACAATGCCAATGAATTCGTTTCAGAGTTCAAATATACTTTTTGTGAAGCCAGTGAcaggaaaaagagaaaatttagACAAATAAACCATACCGGACAAAGATCCTGCCTAATTTCATCCAGAGACTTTTTCCTCTTCTGATGTATTACCTATACCAATCGCACACAGAAATGGTTCATAACTTCTCATAAATTATacattttaaaaaatcaaagaaatagcTTTAGCTTATACCAGAAAACCAACAGCTTGCCTGATATAATTTAGCTCGTGCCAGGAGGTCCCTGCATACTGCATTGCACAAAGACTCAGACCAACAAACCTATAAAGTTCGTTTAAACAGAAAACACTTGCAGCATGGTAGTTATATACTTGCCTCCTCCCCGGTGTTGACAATCCATTTCTCCAGTTCAGCAAGACCTGATTTTACATATTCACCATTTGAAAATGTGCAACATTCCCGTCGCAGCAGTAGACTGCTCGGGGAAAGAAAAGGTCGGGTCAATACATAAACCATTGCAAATGTCATTTTATTAGCAATGAAAAACTGGAATAGCAATAAACTCTTGCCTGTTGAAAAGTGACATATTGATGAAAGAGAAGACCTGTGTGATTAGCTTGCGAATAAAAAATGAAGGTACCTAAGCAGAGTAGTGTTTAGGTCAGAAATGAATAAGAAAAAGTCGACAAGGGGGATCTATGGAATAAATATTAAGCTTCAATTTAGCAAACAATTAAATGATCTCAGATATGAAGCTTTGACATCAACTAACGGAAATTGGTGATTTAGATCGAAAGAAAGCAATGTAGATCTAAAGAAACAAATCAGAAAAATGTCCCACATACATGATTTCCCCGTAACCGACTCATAAGGGTATCCAAGAATTTGATTATGTTGTCCCACTGACTTCCTGGTAATTGCTGAGGAGC of the Pyrus communis chromosome 1, drPyrComm1.1, whole genome shotgun sequence genome contains:
- the LOC137731453 gene encoding protein OXIDATIVE STRESS 3 LIKE 1 isoform X2; this encodes MKRQTPCVSFSGKSNALSKIRLRSSILFLRAAARIGIAPSSGFARGGLIFDSPENRRRVTAGEVTVCSSSSSSIGKNSDDGSEGNDGGENDEAQSSYKGPLDVMNELEEVLPVRRGISKYYNYKSKSFTSLAEASSSSNIQELAKPDNAYTRKRRNLLASNQMWEKNRTSFPLRSNGGGISKRPIPSSRSALALAVKLGSCSESSTSSASEDSNSSSNPTSPRPPLPPGYACPLGSYAAWRSYSLADLQECTTATTVNSSRFSVATTKPNV
- the LOC137731453 gene encoding protein OXIDATIVE STRESS 3 LIKE 1 isoform X1, translated to MKRQTPCVSFSGKSNALSKIRLRSSILFLRLMSIALNSAAARIGIAPSSGFARGGLIFDSPENRRRVTAGEVTVCSSSSSSIGKNSDDGSEGNDGGENDEAQSSYKGPLDVMNELEEVLPVRRGISKYYNYKSKSFTSLAEASSSSNIQELAKPDNAYTRKRRNLLASNQMWEKNRTSFPLRSNGGGISKRPIPSSRSALALAVKLGSCSESSTSSASEDSNSSSNPTSPRPPLPPGYACPLGSYAAWRSYSLADLQECTTATTVNSSRFSVATTKPNV
- the LOC137731453 gene encoding protein OXIDATIVE STRESS 3 LIKE 1 isoform X3 yields the protein MSIALNSAAARIGIAPSSGFARGGLIFDSPENRRRVTAGEVTVCSSSSSSIGKNSDDGSEGNDGGENDEAQSSYKGPLDVMNELEEVLPVRRGISKYYNYKSKSFTSLAEASSSSNIQELAKPDNAYTRKRRNLLASNQMWEKNRTSFPLRSNGGGISKRPIPSSRSALALAVKLGSCSESSTSSASEDSNSSSNPTSPRPPLPPGYACPLGSYAAWRSYSLADLQECTTATTVNSSRFSVATTKPNV